In Balaenoptera acutorostrata chromosome 3, mBalAcu1.1, whole genome shotgun sequence, the genomic stretch agtggtgctgggaaaactggacagccacatgtaaaagaatgaaattagaatactccctaacaccatacacaaaaaataaactcaaaatggattagagacctaaatataagactggccactataaaactcttagaggaaaacataggaagaacactctttgacataaatcacagcaagatctttttcgatccacctcctagagtaatggaaataaaaacaaaaataaacaagtgggacctaatgaaacttcaaagcttttgcacagcaaaggaaaccataaacaagacgaaaagacaaccctcagaatgggagaaaatatttgcaaatgaatcaacggacaaaggattaatctccaaaatatataaacagctcattcagctcaatatcaaagaaacaaacaccccaatccaaaaatgggcagaagacctaaatagacatttctccaaagaagacatacagacggccacgaagcacatgaaaagatgctcaacatcactaattattagagaaatgcaaatcaaaactacaatgaggtatcacctcactcctgttagaatgggcatcatcagaaaatctacaaacaacaaatgctggagagggtgtggagaaaagggaaccctcttgcactgttggtgggaatgtaaactgatacagccactatggagaacaatatggaggttccttaaaaaactaaaaatagaattaccatatgacccagcaatcccactactgggcatatacccagagaaaaccgtaattcaaaaagacacgtgcacccgaatgttcattgcagcactatttacaatagccaggtcatggaagcaacctaaatgcccatcaacagacgaatggataaagaagttgtggtacatatatacaatggaatattactcagccattaaaaggaacgaaattgagtcatttgttgagaagtggatggatctagagactgtcatacagagtgaagtaagtcagaaagagaaaaacaaatatcgtatattaatgcatgtatgtggaacctagaaaaatggtacagatgagccagtttgcagggcagaagttgagacacagatgtagagaatggacatatggacaccaaggggggaaaactgcgatgaggtggggatggtggtgtgctgaattgggcgattgggattgacatgtatacactgatgtgtataaaactgatgcctaataagaacctgcagtataaaaaaacaaacaaaacaactaatactaaactttcattgggttatttgtatggaaatatgttaatataaatgtttcagacattacatgaaatttctaaaaatcttatatttgtatggaaatatgtatggaaatatgttaatataaatgtttcagacattacatgaaatttctaaaaatcttatatttgtatttgtatggaaatatgtatggaaatatgttaatataaatgtttcagacattacatgaaatttctaaaaatcttatatttgtatttgtatggaaatatgttaatataaatgtttcagacattacatgaaatttctaaaaatcttatatttgtatttgtatggaaatatgtatggaaatatgttaatataaatgtttcagacattacatgaaatttctaaaaatcttatatttgtatttgtatggaaatatgtatggaaatatgttaatataaatgtttcagacattacatgaaatttctaaaaatcttatatttgtatttgtatggaaatatgtatggaaatatgttaatataaatgtttcagacattacatgaaatttctaaaaatcttatatttgtatttgtatggaaatatgtatggaaatatgttaatataaacgtttcagacattacagcaaacgtctaaaaatcttatatgttctggtataatgttataagtaataatcctagttattactttaaaatgtatatctcagaaataactaattttcttgtcaactgcattattatgaactttcatcaaatctttaaccatggtcatttttaagtcttttgttatttacagacagttctgggtgtactctgatgattttgcaaatatgttcctataaaagggtttcatcttcaagaaattcatggaaaagactctgacaagtacaggtttctggtaactgactgtactgctgaactgaatgaataagcattttcagaactctaatgaaaaactgatgaactcataaaagtgctaacaaaagatcaagatgaaaaaaaagaaattaattacatgggactgagtgaactgatgaggatgagtataatttttgtgactttctgtctgaattaaaaaaaaaaaatcccacaaggactcagaggaaaagaatatacaaatcaattttcactgcaaagtaaaggagctgttacagtggaggaaaaaaaaaaaaaaaaacatgattccCAGGTCCTCGAGAAAGACACTTCCTGGCTTGAATGTCTGGCAAGAGGTTAGAAGATTTGCATACATTTCAAAGGTGCAGGGTAAGAATTTACAAGCGCATGTTTTCTAAATTAAATGTTCTTACAAAAGGGAGGTCAGGGGCTTACAGTCAGAAAGAAACCTGTCTAAAGTTCAGTCAAACTGAGGGGAACATGAAGGCCTTCTTGGTTGCCCTCTAAGACAATCCACAAATGAACCACAGAATTCATGTCTGCTGCTTGAGAAGGACCCGGAACCCAGGGATACATAAACTTGGAAATTTCAGGTCCCTGTGTAGGTACCTTCCTATGAATAGCCCATTGAAGCAAGCTCATAAATGCTTCCTTTTAATGCCCTCACTCCAGAGTATTTTcattgataaatgtttattgaaacatTTATGCATCAGTTCAGTGCCAGAGACCATCTCAGGTATGACCAAGGTGGAAACTCCTCCTCAAAGAGACCTCACAGCATTGAAGGAGACAGACAAGTAAATGAACATTTTAGTTATAATGTGAGAGTTCCTCAGAagttaaacatggagttaccatatgTTCCAACAATTCTACACCTAGGTATCcacccaacagaaatgaaaacatatgcccacacaaaaacatgcacaagaatgttcatagcagcattatttataatagccaaaaggtagaaacaacccaaatgtccatcaaccaatgaacggataaataaaatatggtatatctgtACAACATGACATTATTTagcaataagaaggaatgaagtatGGATGTATGCTTcaacatggatgacccttgaaCACTGTATttgaagtgaaagaagtcagtcacaaaagccACATagggtatgattccatttaggtgaaatacccagaataggcaaatccatagagacagaaagcagattagtggtggCCCAGGGCTTTGAGGGCTGGGgaaaatgaggagtgactgctaatgcatatggaatttctttttgggggtgatgaaagtgttctaaaattgattgtggggaTGGGatagtatattcacaaaattaCGGTTGTGGGAAAATGGGAAGAACACTGGATTTGACATCAGAAGACCTGGTTTGAATCCACAGATCACTGGACTTGATTTGTCCAATGACACACCCTTTgaactttctctgttttctccacCTCACAGAATGATCTTACCATCCATCCACCCAGTTATCCAAACTAAAAACTCAGGAGCCACCTGAAATGCACACCTCCCAATCCATCACTCCCTTGAGCTAATTAGTCATCAAGTCTCACGATTCTAtttcttcaatctttttaaatATCTGTCCTCTCCATCCTGAGCTTCCTGCCCCCTGCCGACATCATCCTTCACCTGGACGAATGCAACAGCCTTCTCTAAGTGTCTCCACTTTAGTCCAATCCCTCTCACCCTCCACATCATGGGTGTGGTGTTCCTAAAAAAAACCCTCATGTCACTTCCCTGCTCAAAATCATTCAATGGTTCATTACTGTGTCATGAGAGCAAACACATATACATTGGTCtgtgcatgccaggcactgttttaagaacGGTGGAGGCATTTGTCTCCAATCCTCATATCAATCTGTGTGACAGAGGAGGGAAttgggctcagagaggtaaaatgacttgcccaaggccatgcaGCTGGTTCAGTCCAGAGCTGGGGCTGAACTGGGGGACTGGCCCCGGGATATGTGGTTACAGCTGTCACACTAGTCTCACAAGGATGGAGGCCAGACCCCTTACACCGTGACCTAGGCCCTGGCTACCTCCAGCCCCTCCGTGTGCTCCCGTGCTCCGCTATTGCTCATTGCCTGCAATTTCTCAAAAGGGCTTCATTTCTCTGGGCCCTTTGACAATGCCTTCCGTCTAACTGGGCTCTGGAAACCCTCATCTTTCAAGCTTCATCTCAGCCATCACTGCTTCTTTAAAGTCTTCCtgaccctcccccaacccccatgaCCCCTATAGATGAGTATCCTGAAGCTGTTTCCATATTgtgtaatatatgtgtatatacacacgtttttgttgttgttgttttttaatatttatttatttggttgcactgggtcttagttacagcaggcgggctccttagtagtggcatgcgaactcttagttgtggcatgcgtgtaggatctagttccctgaccagggatcgaacccgggccccctgaattgggagcgcggagtctcaaccactgcaccaccagggaagtaccctaTACACGTGTTTTTGTAAGAGCTTTTTTGAGATATTGATCATGTACCATGCAATTCACCCAcgtaaagtgtacaattcaatgggttttagtatattcataaaattataGTTGTATTAGAATCATGCTTTTGCCTTGAGGTGGGTGGCTTGTTATAGTCCGGGGTATGATGTCACGAGGAGGCCACCTCTGCAGCACAGCCAGGTGCAGCGAGCAGCCCCAGAGGTGGGCGAGCTGAAGGTGGGAAATGAAAGAGGGTGGGAAGTGTAGACACCAAAGGGTCTAGAGGGAGAGAGCTCTGGAAGAACTGAGAGATTATACTTTGAGACCAGCCGTGGCCAGACCATTCCTTGGAGCACATCAGTGTAGCCGATAGAAATCTCAGGCCACCAGCCTTGGTATGTAAGAAGTGTAAGCTTGTTTTTCCAGAACAAAGTTTACATCCCATTGCAAGCCTCCATCCTCCATTCAGTGAATTCTGGATCTCCTGCCCTTTTCTTCCCGGCTGGGTCTGAGAGAACTTCCTAGGGCTTGAGATTCTTCCCTAAGCCTTTCTGCGTGGACAGTGGATGCACAGTGTCCGACCTGGGGCGGAAGGTACTTTGGAAACGTTGGGCAGATTTACTAAAAGCTGGTGAGTGTGTGACTAGCACAGGTGGCTGGCTTAGAGTAGATGTTCGATAAATATTCATGGTTGAAATGAATGGAACTGAAAAAGACAGCAAGAAGAATTAGTGTATCAAGGATGTCACAGGTATTTCACACACCCATTTTCTCACCCACAAGTCCCATCAACATCGCCCTGCCTCGGGGCCCTTCCCTCTTTCAAGTGACAGCTAGTCCACCTGACAGATGAATCCTTGCTGATGTGTCCTCATGGGTATTGCCCCTCCTGGGTGGATCATGCAGAACCCACCCGCACCTGGTTAAGTGAGGTCAGCCAGTGTTGAAGGGGAGCCCTGTGTGTTCACAGACACCAAGAGCTGGCAGAGGTGTCAGTCGCACTTCCTTCCACTGGAAAAcagctcatttattttgtttgctgtGCCTTGCTTATTTTTCTGCTATTAACATTCTTTTCCTGCCAATGGTCCAAGTACATGTGGGATGTTACTACACCGTGTCTAATGAAAGGGGAGCTTTATGTGGGTGGGTCTAGGGATGGTCACTATTAGGACGATTCAAAACAATGCCCGAAGGCAACTCTTTGGATGGTTCAAAATAAATGACAGTGTCAAGAACAAAGCTCCTAAGGGACTGGGCTCTGACGGCCCCGTAGGGCTCGGATTCCAGCAGCATCCCCGCTTCTGGGAATGCACTTCCTCCCCTACACGGGGTGCGCCGCTGAGCAGCGTGCCCAGAGGAGGGGCTCTTTACACACTgtgttcctcccctcccccgtgGAAGGCTGACTGCCTCTCTTTCTCGATGTCTGGAAAGGGCTCTGGGACCCCAGGCCAAGGGGTCTGTGCTTTGTTTGACAGTGAGCATCAGCTGGGGTCAAGTCGGGGGCTACTGTCAGAATGGCCCACGTGTCCAGGCCAGAGTCACCCTAAGGGGGGGTCTTCCAGCCTTTACGGTCCCTGCTGGCCTGACAGCTGAGTCAAAGTCCCCCACTGAGCCCCGCCTCCCTCCCCGCATGCTTCAGCTTCCAGGACGAGAGTCCCCACCTCCCCTGAAGCAGATGCCAGGGGCTCTTTGAAATTTGCCCTTGGTCTTTGGAATCCTGACTCTGAGGCTGGGCATTCCAACAGCAACTCCTTGGGTGCGGTTCTTGGAAAGGCCACTTCAGAACTGTCCTGGCTGAGGCTCCGATGACAGACTCTGCTTCTGTGTGGTTTGCAAGGTGCCAAAAACATCTCCGGTGCCCTGGCAGGGGCGGCCAATGGAAGTCGCGGCCGGGACCCCTCCCACTCCCTGCtcacccgccccccccaccccccgccagtgGCATCCCAGCCttatgcctctctctctccctcctgatcTGCCTGACACAGAAGTGAGGACCTGGCAGCCTCAGGATCTGTAGAACCCTCTCTGTCTGTAGTTCCCAGACAGAGCCTCGGCTTTTCCAAAGATGGCCTGGAGACAGCTGTTCCTGATCTCCTGTCTCTCGGCCGTTGTGCTCCTGTCCAGTGAGTATGGGGAGGCTCCAGGATGGACCTGGTGTTAGGTGAGGCTGCTCAGGTGGCCCAGGTAGAGGGGGTACCTACTGTTAAGAAGGCTGTacctgggtgtgtgtgtttgtgtgtatgtgtctgtgtgtataacaCAACGCAGTACAGAGAAACCAGCACGCCTGGCGGTTTCTTGGGGAAGTTGGCTCTGTGGCTGGTATTTGAGGCATCCAGGTCTGCAGGGCAAGTCACAGCCCTGGGAAGGACTGCCCTGGCCTGGCTCAGGGTGAGGGCTTCTCTTGGGGTGTGGCAGCCCTCACTCTGTGCTCTCGTCCCACAGTCCTGCGGGAGGGGACAGCTGTGTCGGTGGGCACCAGGCGGTTGGCAGGACAAGAGGTGCAGGAAGGTGAGTGCCGGGGCCACCCAGGGGGCTCCTGAGGTAGCCCTGGTGAGCATGTGCCGGTTGTGACTGGCTTCTCTCGGGTTTCAGGCGTGGAAGAGAAGATTTTCATGCAGGAATCAGATGCCTTGAATTTCCTCAAGAAGCGAGGCAAGTGGTCCCCCAGATCCCGAGAAAAGGTCAATGGTAAGGATGCTGGTGGCCTGCCTTTTGCTCTTGCCTCGTGTTCCTTCTCTCTGCCACAGTCAGCCGGGCTGCAGGCACCGCCAGGGACCGAGGGCTCAACCTAGGGCCTCAGGTCTCAGTGGCTGCAGCTCTGAATTAGAAGTTACATCACGTTCCCTCGACTGTAGGTCAGTCTTTGATTGGCTATGCTGTTGGGGTAACAAGCAAAGAGGATAGGGCCACACTGAATGCACTTAAGTGATGAACTGCATCTCAATTTCTGAAAGTTAAAAATGTTAAggtcgggggcggggggcacttccctggtgttccggcggttaagactccctgcttccactgcagggggcatgggttccatccctggtcggggaactaagattctgcatgccgcgcAGCgaggccccccccaaaaaaatgttAAGGGGAAAATCTCTATTCGGTGGAGAAGGGACACAATAGCTCAGTGTGTGCTTTCCGGGTAATTCATGGTGTACCCTACAGGCAAGAGAGCAGCGCTGTAAGCAGGGAAGAGGGCACACGGGACAGAGAACTGGAAATGTGGGTTTGGTGACAGCTTTGCTGCTAAGTGGCCTTGACCACTTCTTCTCCCTGGGcccgtttccttatttataagcCCCTGAAAGAGAGTGTTCAGCCAgcagtggtttttgtttgtttgtttgttttttcctagtttcttttttaaaacatcttattggagtataattgctttacaatggtgtgttagtttctgctgtataacaaagtgaatcagctatacatatacatatatccccatatctcctccctcttgcgtctccctccctcccaccctccctatcccacccctctaggtggtcacagagcaccgagctgatctccctgtgctatgtggctgcttcccaccagctatctatttcacatttggtagtgtatatatgtccatgccactctctcacttcgtcccagcttccccttccccctccctgtgtcctcaagtcccttctctacatCTGCCAGCAGTGTTTTTATAAGTCTTCACTTCCAATGCATTTGGGAGGCTTTTGAGCTCGGAAGTATGTCTCCTTCTCAGCCTGAAGTAGGCCCTGGTATCCCCTGCTTGGCAGAGACCCTCATTTCCATGACCTGCCGACCCCTGAAGGGATTTGAGTTTTCTGTCCTTGAACTAGATTCTTCCAAGGACTCAGCTCTGACAGACTCTGAGTCCAAGGCTTGATTAATTACTTATGTGTCTGTCTGAATAAACTCTTTGTGCCTCTCAGCACACTCAGCAAGGTAACTTGCTCAGTGAAAATAACAGGACTGTTTTCAAATGATGGGCAAGAAGTGAGATGAAAATGCTTGGAGAtgaaattcccttttttttttttaagtggagaagTACAACCACACTGGGAAAATCTCCAGGCCTCACACAATTTGGGATTTAAAGGTTAGCAAATGTCAAGCAACACTTTAAAGACTGATGGAGTTTGGGCAGTTCTTGACGGAAATGAGAAGCAACCTTTTGGCAGACTCCCAGCGGGGAACGTGCATGAATTTAAGAGGCAAATAGTTTCCATTCTCTAAGTGGATTCAGAACAATGAGACGCATGATTAAGCCAGAGATCTGTCACCCGGGTTGGAAGCTCGGGGTTTCAGTCGTGGGAACCCAGGACAGCCCGGTGAACACTTAGGATGCACCTGAGTTAATCTGCTGTTACCTGGTCAACTCCAGTGATGGGTAGAACAATGCCCAATTATGTCTGAGGTTCCGTAAAGGCAGGCAACACTTTGATAAGCTTGAATCTGGAACCAGAAGACAGGCAATTTCTATCTCTAAGCTTCTGCCAGACTAAAGATGTAAAGGTGTGAGGGCAGAAGTGGATGAACCCAGAAACTTATTTTACGTTGGAAAATCTAAAATCTAGAGAGGTTTTTTGAGGGGGCTACATTAGAGCAGATGAGGGACAGCTGCACCTGCTGGTGAGCTGTGACCTGGTAGCTCAGGTAAGGTTCCCTCTGGTAAGCTTCATGTTCAACAGCCAAGGAATGTGTACGTGTTCTCAGTGACAGTTTTCAGTTATCACTGGGGGTTATTTCTCCAACCAGAGGTGTACCTTCAGCTTTATAATGTGAAACTGGGACTCCTCACAAAAAAGTTTACAGCCAACTTTACTGGAATGCATTGCCTCACAAACTAAGGAATACCTGAGGTTGGTATTTTCATCATCAGGGAGTTTATCTGATCACCCCATATCCTGTACTAGTTATCTACTGCTATGTAACAAATGAgccccaaatttagcagcttaaaacaacaaacatttattgtctcaGTTTCTGGGGTCTAGGCCCAGCTTAGCTGGTGGCCTCAGGCTCAGGGTCTCTATGGGCTGTAGTCAAGATATTGGCTTGGGCTGCATTCATTTCAAGGCCTGATTGAGAGAAGATTCGCTTTCAAGCTCACGCACATGGCTGTTGGCAAACCTCAAGTCCTGCTGACTACTGGTCAAGGACACTAGTTCCTGCCATGAGTGGGCCTCTCCACAGGACAGcttacaacatggcagctggcttccctccGAGCAAGAGCAAAagtgacagatagatagatagacagaccaACGAACCCAAGATGGAAGCCAGTCTTGtttgtaacctaatctcagaagtcaTATCCCATCACTTCTGTCATATTTTGCCCATTAGAAGTGAGCCACTAGGCCAATCCACACAAGGGGAGAGAATCACCTAAGGGCATGAATATCAGGATCATCTTAGATTCCCTCGACCACAGCCATCATTACGCCCCGTGGCGATTTCTATCACAGCAGCCATAATGCTGggtgtaatttattttcatatctttctCCTTAAGTGGATTACAGGCCTCTTAGGCAGAGGGACAGAATCTTTCTTACTTGACTTTTTAATCCCAGTGCTTAGCATATATTCTGGCCATGATAGGAGCGCAAAGATGCTGAATGGACTTGCAGGTTAATTAATGTGAAATTAAGTTGGATTATTCCCTCATAGAATTCATTTctatcatcacaattcctagCTTCTAAGAGGCCCAGCATGCTTGGATACACCATTCATTTTACACCTGGAGCTACATGGCTTCACCTTTTGAGGGTCTGTCCTCTCACTCACAAAATGAGGCAGTTGGATGGGATGCTCCCCCAGGTCCCTTAGGTTTTAAAGTCTGTGTCAGGAGTGAACCATTTCAGTGAAGCCCCACTCTTACCCCCTCACAAACAGCCCCTTCTGCACCTGATTAAGTTTCTCAGGCAGAATGATTGGTGTCCCCCTAAATGCGTGCGGCTGCCCCTATTCTTGGGGGCAACTCtcgcctcttcccctcccccagcggaGAAGAGGCTGAAGCTGCAGGCGGACGAGCTATGGAGAGAACATCACGAGGAACAAAGGAACGAGTTTGAGAACTTCGTGGAGGAGCAAAACGATGGTAAGAGCTCGTCAGCCAGTGACTTCGGGGAAGTGGAGCTTTGCGGGAGAACCATGTGATCTGCCTGTACTTATCCCTCAATTTTAACTAGAGGAGGGAGGTAAGAGGAGCTCTACTTTCAATTCATATCTATGGGAGTCTCGGAAAAACAGGGAGAAAGTCACAAAAGTGGCTACAGAACTTGAGAAGAAATGGAAGAGGACAGAACACCACTGGCTTGGAGactgtggggctgggggagtcTTTGGTTGATCGTATTTTCTCCTCCTACTTGGGTGTGTTCTGTCTTAGCACCTGCACTCGTGGCTTAGTTCCCGTTAGAGCTGAGTTGGGAGGATTTCAAACTCACTTTCAAGGGCCTTGGATCTCCATCAATGTCGTGGCTCTGGGAACTGCCCATCCTGGAAAACCTAGGCCTTCATTTACCTAATTATTATCATCAGCACCGGGCGACCAGTGGATGCAAACCAGGACAAGTGAGCTCAGAAGGCTCCGGTCACGGGGCCCCGCTCTGtaccctccccacctccagcgTCAACATCTACAGCCCACGGGCCGGCTCCCCTCACCCAGAGCAAGTTTCTGCGGGGTTTGCGTGTTCCTGAGCGTCTTGTTTGCAAAGCTTTGACCTTTGCCTCTGTGTCTCTCACCAGACGGTCAGCACACCTCATCCCCACCCTCTGGCCTTGGGAGACAGGGCTCCAGCCGCCCCCCAGGAATGCTGGTTTCAACCAGGCCtctgggtgtgggggaggggggagggggagggaggctctGCCTTTGAACCCCAGCCTCCCATGGGGGATGGGATTCAACTTGGTATCTATTAAGTGCCCTCAAGGGTCACTTATAGCAAAAAATCCACAGAACAGGTATAGCAAAAAATCCACAGAACAGGTAATAGGGATCAGACCAGGCAGGCCAAtgtgtgtttttattccttttttggtCTCTTCTGAAACTTCAAGATTGAAATGCTTCAGAGTAAGTTCCTGGATGCAGGTGAGCTTGGACATAAGACCCCAGTTAAGGTGACCTTTGTTAGAGAGAGTCTGCAATTTCAGTTCCCAAGTTGTCAACCCCTCGCTTGCTTGCTCTGGTGGATTTGGGAGGTAATATGCCCTTAGGGCACCTCTTAGTGGAAAGGACACCATCACCAGGTATCAGGGGGCTGCAGGCCATGCCCATGACCTTTCGGGTGGCACCTGGCTGAGCCCTGCAGACAGGTGTTGGGCAGGATTCCAGCAAATCAAACATCCTGGGGAAAGCTCAGACTGTTGTAATTCAGAGGCAAATACTTCTGTTAAAGATTTGTTTACCTTGGTGGACAGCTTGGGGAGAAGCATTTGGggagaagcattttaaaaatgagaatgtggCCTCTAAAATtccttcagtgtttttttttttttttaactcatagtATTAATAGCAGcattttattttgtgcatttttaaatgtttcaggtcCAAATCCCTAGCATCTGGATGAAAAACATTCACTGTTTTCCCTCCCACGATGGATTAGGATGAGGGGTTAGGCACCTGAGGGATGCCAGGTCCTCCACCAAAGCCAGAGGAGACTAAGGTCAGGGGCCTCAGGCCTCGCCCACAGAGGAAGAGGCTGCAGGGCAGGGCACAGGCCTTCGGGGACTGTAGCGACAGCAGCCGCTGTCACGGGCTGAGTACGTGCCCTGCCAGACACTGTACGGAACCATGTGACCCTCACGACCAGCATCTCAGGTCTTACAATTTccattttacacttttaaaaactcAGGCTTAGAAAGGATACATGAATAACCAAGGTGACGTCGGTTGTGAAGGATTTAAACGAAGGCGAGTTTGCCAGCAAAGCCCATGTTTTTGTACCCAAGGAAGACCAAATGCGTAGAGGTCTTGGAGAGGTTCTTCAATCCAAGGATTGGCCCatgaggatggagggagggagggggtaatGCAGAGCGGCTCAGTGGGGGTCGCCCCCGCCCCGAACTTGATGAAAGAAGGAGAGGCAAAGAGGTGCAGGGGGCCCAGCCTGGCCAAGGGTAAACGCTGACCAAGGTGAAGCTCACTTCAGCTTCCCCCCTTCCCTTGCCTCTGCCCTGGAACAGACCACGCACAGAGGTCAGGTTGCCGGAAACCTCCACCGGGAGCAGCGCTCAGAGCCCTTCTCTGAGGCGCCCACATTCCCCATCGGTCAGGACCCTGGGTTCGGTTAGCTTTCTTGATTGACAACGTCACCTATTCTCAGAATACTGGAGAGCAGCGGATGATCACACTCTCCCCGAGGTGCTTGCTGCATGAAAGCGAATGCTGAGAGATAACCACGGGTGACGGGAAGGACTTGGGTTTCCAGTGGAGGAATTTTAGGCAGGTGGTCTGAAGGGAGATTTCTGGACACCAATGACCTTGCTGAGGGCCTGAAAACCCCACCTTAGTCAAAGGCCCCTCTACCAACCCCCCCAGGACACTGGCCCTTGTctggggaagtgggagggggGGTGGTTAGAGCCTCACTCAGCTCTGTCATGGCTCCAGCTTGTAACTCTGCTCAAAATCACCAACTTCAAGGCCAAAGTAACTGAGTTCTGCCTCCAAAAGCTCTAGGATAGACAGCGTTGAACTCCCACTTCTAAGGTCTACGTGGCAGCAGCCCAGATCTGCTTCCACCTTCAAAGCTGGAAGCCCGGGTCAGGCCATCCCAGGCTGGCTGCATGACGCCTGGCCACAAGTGGTCCCTACACGAAGGCTACAGTGTCCAGGCCTTGGGTCTTTACCAGGGAGACCTTCCCTTTGTCTAAATGAAATGGTCTAAGAAGAGTTCGGCATGACCTGGGAAGAAATAATCAACTTCTATGTCAAAATCATGCTCTCAAGATTGGCCAAGGGTAGCTGCTCTACGTGGCCTGAGAAAGGTGTGAACGGCCCAAGGCTAACAGCCTGGCCTGACTCTGAGCTCCAGGTTGTCTCTGAGGCACCAAGTCCCTAAGAGGA encodes the following:
- the UCMA gene encoding unique cartilage matrix-associated protein isoform X1, which produces MAWRQLFLISCLSAVVLLSILREGTAVSVGTRRLAGQEVQEGVEEKIFMQESDALNFLKKRGKWSPRSREKVNAEKRLKLQADELWREHHEEQRNEFENFVEEQNDEHAERSREAIEQWRQWHNDGLYPSYLYNRHHI
- the UCMA gene encoding unique cartilage matrix-associated protein isoform X2; its protein translation is MAWRQLFLISCLSAVVLLSILREGTAVSVGTRRLAGQEVQEGVEEKIFMQESDALNFLKKRAEKRLKLQADELWREHHEEQRNEFENFVEEQNDEHAERSREAIEQWRQWHNDGLYPSYLYNRHHI
- the UCMA gene encoding unique cartilage matrix-associated protein isoform X3, encoding MAWRQLFLISCLSAVVLLSSVEEKIFMQESDALNFLKKRGKWSPRSREKVNAEKRLKLQADELWREHHEEQRNEFENFVEEQNDEHAERSREAIEQWRQWHNDGLYPSYLYNRHHI